The proteins below come from a single Streptomyces tubercidicus genomic window:
- the cmdF gene encoding tyrosine 2,3-aminomutase, with protein sequence MTIDTTAAVVTFDGETLGIDEVRRIAEEHAPCAVSSRVLTKAADSRKQFEDIIQQGASVYGVTTGYGEMIYMQVEPSKEVELQTNLIRSHSAGVGPLFAEDEARAILAARLNALSRGYSAVRPEVLERLALYLNEGIIPAIPEIGSLGASGDLATLSHIAITVIGEGYVLRDGRRVPTGEVLRERGIQPLEMRFKEGLALINGTSGMTGLGSLVVGRALDQLRQAEIVSALLLEALRCSTSPFLPEGHELARPHHGQIDSAANLRTLLSDSRRAAPHSEIREEVEKKRLGEDVTRTDVYLQKAYTLRAIPQVLGAVRDTLRHAANTLSIELNSATDNPLFFPGKEVFHGGNYHGQPVAFVMDFTTIALTQLGVLSERQSNRLLNRHLSYGLPEFLVAGEPGLNSGFAGAQYPATALVAENRTIGAASTQSVPSNGDNQDIVSMGLISARNARRVLSNNTKILAVEFLAAAQAVDLNDCYGQLGTAGRATYDTVRSMVPTLSHDRYMADDLEVVADAVGRGEFLHAVTSAGITLR encoded by the coding sequence ATGACCATCGACACCACAGCAGCCGTTGTCACGTTCGACGGGGAGACCCTTGGCATCGACGAGGTGCGGCGCATCGCGGAGGAGCACGCACCGTGCGCCGTGAGCTCCAGGGTGCTGACCAAGGCTGCGGACAGCCGCAAGCAGTTCGAGGACATCATCCAGCAGGGCGCCTCCGTATACGGGGTGACCACCGGCTACGGCGAGATGATCTACATGCAGGTGGAGCCCTCGAAGGAGGTGGAGCTCCAGACGAACCTCATCCGCAGCCACAGCGCGGGCGTCGGCCCGCTGTTCGCCGAGGACGAGGCCCGCGCCATCCTGGCCGCCCGGCTCAACGCCCTCTCACGCGGGTACTCCGCCGTGCGGCCCGAGGTACTGGAGCGCCTGGCGCTCTATCTGAACGAGGGCATCATTCCCGCGATCCCCGAGATCGGTTCACTCGGCGCCAGCGGTGACCTGGCGACCTTGTCCCACATCGCCATCACGGTGATCGGTGAGGGGTATGTACTGCGCGACGGCCGGCGCGTCCCGACCGGCGAGGTGCTGCGCGAACGGGGCATCCAGCCGCTTGAGATGCGGTTCAAGGAAGGGCTCGCGCTGATCAACGGCACGTCCGGGATGACGGGACTGGGGTCGCTCGTGGTCGGCCGCGCCCTCGACCAGCTCCGCCAGGCGGAGATCGTCTCCGCCCTGCTGCTGGAGGCCCTGCGCTGCTCCACAAGCCCCTTCCTCCCCGAAGGCCACGAACTGGCTCGCCCGCACCATGGTCAGATCGACTCGGCGGCCAACCTGCGAACGTTGCTCTCCGACAGCCGGCGGGCCGCTCCCCACTCCGAGATCCGTGAGGAGGTGGAGAAGAAGCGGTTGGGCGAGGACGTGACCCGCACCGACGTCTACCTCCAGAAGGCCTACACCCTGCGGGCCATCCCCCAGGTCCTCGGCGCCGTGCGTGACACCCTGCGGCACGCAGCGAACACGCTGAGCATCGAACTCAATTCCGCGACCGACAACCCGCTGTTCTTCCCGGGTAAGGAGGTCTTCCACGGCGGCAATTACCACGGCCAGCCCGTCGCGTTCGTCATGGACTTCACCACGATCGCCCTCACGCAGCTCGGCGTGCTTTCGGAGCGTCAGAGCAACCGTCTGCTCAACCGGCACCTCAGCTACGGGCTCCCGGAGTTCCTCGTCGCCGGGGAGCCGGGCCTCAACAGCGGCTTCGCCGGAGCGCAGTACCCGGCCACCGCCCTGGTCGCGGAGAACCGAACCATCGGCGCAGCCAGCACCCAGAGCGTCCCCTCCAACGGCGACAACCAGGACATCGTCAGCATGGGTCTGATCTCCGCGCGCAACGCACGCCGCGTACTCAGCAACAACACCAAGATCCTCGCGGTGGAGTTCCTCGCGGCGGCCCAGGCCGTGGACCTGAACGACTGCTACGGACAGCTCGGCACCGCGGGTCGGGCCACCTACGACACGGTGCGCTCTATGGTTCCGACGCTCAGCCACGACCGGTACATGGCCGACGACTTGGAGGTCGTGGCCGACGCGGTCGGACGCGGTGAGTTCTTGCATGCCGTCACCTCTGCGGGGATCACCCTGCGGTGA